A stretch of Armatimonadota bacterium DNA encodes these proteins:
- a CDS encoding Gfo/Idh/MocA family oxidoreductase has translation MAIPRIGVVGIGTFGINHLRCFRQMQYIGAAQLVAAADLNESLLEERRKEFEFAPYKDYREMLEKEQLDGITVVTPDPYHKDIVLAAAEAKVNVLCEKPLDVTVDGCQQMIDACEKAGILLMVDFHKRYDEYHIAMKQKIDAGDLGDIQYGYAHMEDRIEVPKDWFPGWAKNSSPAWFLGIHFYDLARFLMGADGVEVWASGRKGRLTSFGVDTWDSISAMVRFDNGATVSFDTSWILPYEFEAVVNQGIRLVGTHGLLECDSQDRGTITCIADDAPGVVSGKTTRVGMETHNKSFLRLKFDKKGREIYEGYGMDSIADFAYNLAVLLDGGKISDLGDFPGGEDGLEATKIAAGVHESVETGCTVRL, from the coding sequence ATGGCCATACCGCGTATCGGCGTTGTCGGGATCGGAACCTTCGGAATCAACCACCTTCGGTGTTTCCGGCAGATGCAGTACATTGGCGCGGCGCAGCTTGTTGCCGCGGCGGATCTCAATGAGAGCCTGCTGGAGGAGCGCCGCAAGGAGTTCGAGTTCGCCCCCTACAAGGACTACCGGGAGATGCTCGAAAAGGAGCAGCTCGACGGGATCACCGTGGTCACACCCGACCCGTACCACAAGGACATCGTGCTCGCCGCTGCCGAGGCGAAGGTCAATGTTCTTTGCGAGAAGCCGCTGGACGTCACCGTGGACGGCTGCCAGCAGATGATCGACGCCTGCGAGAAGGCGGGAATCCTGCTGATGGTGGACTTCCACAAGCGTTACGACGAGTACCACATCGCCATGAAGCAGAAGATCGATGCGGGCGATCTGGGCGACATTCAGTATGGCTACGCCCACATGGAAGATCGCATTGAAGTGCCGAAAGACTGGTTCCCGGGCTGGGCGAAGAACTCGTCGCCCGCGTGGTTCCTGGGCATCCACTTCTACGACCTCGCCCGGTTCCTCATGGGCGCCGATGGGGTCGAGGTCTGGGCCAGCGGCCGCAAGGGCCGGCTCACCAGCTTCGGCGTAGACACCTGGGACAGCATCTCCGCAATGGTGCGGTTTGACAACGGCGCCACCGTGAGTTTCGACACCTCATGGATCCTGCCGTATGAGTTCGAAGCCGTCGTCAACCAGGGCATCCGCCTCGTTGGCACCCACGGCCTGCTGGAGTGCGATTCCCAGGATCGCGGGACCATCACCTGCATCGCCGACGACGCCCCTGGCGTGGTGAGTGGAAAGACGACGCGGGTCGGTATGGAGACTCACAACAAGAGCTTCCTGCGCCTGAAGTTCGACAAGAAGGGTCGGGAGATCTACGAGGGCTACGGTATGGACTCCATCGCGGATTTCGCCTACAATCTGGCAGTACTGCTTGATGGCGGCAAGATCAGCGATCTGGGCGATTTCCCGGGCGGCGAGGACGGCCTTGAGGCCACGAAGATCGCTGCGGGAGTGCATGAGAGCGTGGAGACGGGCTGCACGGTGCGGCTCTGA
- a CDS encoding tetratricopeptide repeat protein: MKRAMPAAMTLAAILVSATAAFAWSLSKDGGHGAYGPCDKCVPGVTPALSRSIWIDGATWMERQPDRSWLKIRVNDRPTDLGRVVILVKGELMAPVTSAPEFGLTATRSGLNHRLITLAGGRYLVRLRIGTKGAEIGYAKRALPVAPMWYNGKVYMPLESIGKYLDWETSFNQAKGTLSINTRGPDVVSFANAGSWAQARHLYDEALAEYQKAAALDPGDWTILGRMGDCQLAKAQYNDALAASHGAIKEALERVKEYKSYVEMHPRTGMTQYQEAVQRAVALVAQYEKIAATYYPLTDVRQPDQALDIYSRVLMTDPLSAKTPKSASTTLILSDDLGQAIQQAAASQRECETRANNAYRAAVAQYRAAAELAPATVTEFRSLAKANGMNDDPAEAAKAFRKALQIDPQYAAVRLELAYTLADQGKYAETIEEARRAIELDKNSAAAYNLLGYALRKEGQEKEAIAAYQKAIELDPKFALAYNNLGVAYRDARKTEDALKMLAKAVSLDGTRADFQANYARALQDAKKPDDAVAAWKNAVALSPESAEYHAGLAVALFESGDVDGALSEARLALARRDRAKPETARAVADAQGVIAMALLEKGRLGEALAEAKTASEAIKDTAAGAAILAAVHVERLDPEAAMKALQSAPEVGRDALLFRAVDVAARALTGQATAQNVEDVATLIGTSKDRWAWYFTARAYAALGLTGEAAAAFKKPQPDRYDPARRALVADYLARHGKDAAKAAAAAGPALKTDLQVMEIPGTDPVLVVCNHSGKPLSVLFNAGPGNEAVWEVPSGVCQEGAFPAGIADYTLTLRSEGARDTTVTVKPAESRKYTVAVTPGM, translated from the coding sequence ATGAAGCGCGCGATGCCGGCGGCCATGACGCTGGCCGCGATCCTCGTCTCCGCGACAGCCGCCTTCGCCTGGTCCCTGTCTAAGGACGGTGGCCACGGCGCCTACGGGCCGTGCGACAAGTGTGTGCCCGGGGTAACGCCTGCGTTGTCCCGCAGCATCTGGATCGACGGCGCAACCTGGATGGAGCGCCAGCCCGATCGCTCATGGCTGAAGATCCGCGTCAATGATCGGCCCACCGACCTGGGCCGGGTGGTGATCCTGGTCAAGGGCGAGCTCATGGCTCCCGTGACCAGCGCCCCCGAGTTCGGCCTCACCGCGACCCGCAGCGGTTTGAACCACCGCCTGATCACACTTGCGGGCGGGCGATACCTGGTCCGCCTGCGTATCGGCACCAAGGGCGCGGAGATCGGATACGCGAAGCGGGCCCTGCCGGTGGCGCCGATGTGGTACAACGGCAAAGTCTACATGCCCCTGGAAAGCATCGGGAAGTACCTGGACTGGGAGACCTCCTTCAACCAGGCGAAGGGTACGCTGAGCATCAATACCCGCGGCCCGGATGTGGTGTCTTTCGCCAACGCCGGCAGTTGGGCCCAGGCCCGGCACCTTTATGACGAGGCCCTCGCGGAATACCAGAAGGCGGCGGCGCTGGACCCCGGCGACTGGACCATCCTCGGGCGCATGGGCGACTGCCAACTCGCCAAGGCCCAGTACAATGATGCCCTCGCAGCCAGTCACGGCGCGATCAAGGAAGCGCTGGAGCGGGTGAAGGAGTACAAGTCGTACGTGGAGATGCACCCGCGCACCGGCATGACCCAATACCAGGAAGCTGTCCAGCGCGCGGTGGCTCTCGTTGCCCAGTATGAGAAGATCGCGGCCACCTACTACCCGCTGACTGACGTCCGGCAGCCCGACCAGGCCCTGGACATCTACTCGCGGGTCCTCATGACCGACCCGCTGTCTGCGAAGACCCCGAAGAGCGCCAGCACCACGCTGATCCTTTCAGATGACCTCGGACAGGCCATCCAGCAGGCGGCAGCCAGCCAGCGCGAGTGTGAGACCCGTGCCAACAACGCCTACCGCGCGGCGGTGGCCCAGTATCGCGCGGCCGCTGAGCTTGCCCCGGCGACGGTCACCGAGTTCCGCAGCCTCGCCAAGGCCAACGGCATGAACGACGATCCGGCCGAGGCCGCGAAGGCTTTCCGCAAGGCGCTGCAGATCGACCCGCAGTATGCCGCGGTTCGTCTGGAACTGGCATACACTCTGGCCGATCAGGGCAAGTACGCCGAGACCATTGAGGAGGCGCGCCGGGCCATCGAGCTCGACAAGAACAGCGCCGCCGCCTACAACCTCCTGGGCTACGCGTTGCGGAAAGAAGGACAGGAGAAGGAAGCAATCGCGGCCTACCAGAAGGCCATCGAGCTCGATCCCAAGTTCGCCCTGGCCTACAACAACCTCGGCGTCGCCTACCGCGATGCACGCAAGACCGAAGACGCGCTGAAGATGCTGGCCAAAGCGGTGTCGCTCGACGGTACCCGCGCCGACTTTCAAGCCAACTATGCCCGCGCCCTGCAGGATGCGAAGAAGCCCGACGATGCCGTTGCCGCGTGGAAGAATGCTGTGGCGCTGAGCCCGGAGAGCGCCGAGTACCACGCTGGGCTTGCGGTCGCTCTGTTCGAATCGGGCGATGTGGACGGTGCGCTATCCGAGGCGCGTCTAGCCTTGGCTCGGCGCGACCGAGCCAAGCCCGAAACTGCTCGCGCCGTCGCGGATGCCCAGGGCGTGATCGCCATGGCGCTTCTTGAGAAAGGGCGCCTGGGCGAGGCACTGGCCGAGGCAAAGACCGCGTCGGAGGCTATCAAGGACACTGCTGCCGGAGCCGCCATCCTGGCCGCCGTGCATGTGGAGCGCCTCGACCCCGAGGCCGCGATGAAGGCCCTGCAGTCTGCCCCGGAAGTCGGTCGCGATGCCCTCCTGTTCCGCGCGGTGGACGTCGCCGCGCGCGCGCTGACCGGGCAGGCGACGGCGCAGAACGTGGAGGATGTGGCCACGCTGATCGGCACGAGCAAGGACCGCTGGGCCTGGTACTTCACAGCCCGCGCTTACGCTGCACTTGGCCTGACCGGCGAGGCCGCCGCAGCCTTCAAGAAGCCCCAGCCCGACCGCTATGACCCGGCGCGCAGAGCGCTGGTGGCAGACTACCTGGCACGCCACGGGAAGGACGCCGCGAAGGCCGCTGCGGCGGCGGGTCCGGCGCTAAAGACGGACCTGCAGGTGATGGAGATCCCCGGAACAGACCCGGTACTCGTGGTCTGCAATCACTCGGGTAAGCCTCTCTCGGTCCTGTTCAATGCGGGGCCGGGGAACGAGGCGGTCTGGGAAGTTCCCTCCGGCGTCTGCCAAGAGGGTGCCTTCCCGGCGGGGATCGCTGATTACACTCTCACGCTGCGCAGCGAGGGCGCCCGGGATACTACAGTGACCGTCAAGCCGGCGGAGAGCCGCAAGTACACGGTCGCGGTCACGCCGGGCATGTAG